Proteins encoded within one genomic window of Oncorhynchus masou masou isolate Uvic2021 chromosome 1, UVic_Omas_1.1, whole genome shotgun sequence:
- the LOC135518210 gene encoding probable gluconokinase isoform X1 codes for MIYVIMGVSGCGKTTLGAFLSHRLGWPLHEGDDFHPQENVDKMARGEPLTDQDRLPWLLKLHDVIQSGSVFNRERSSGGDAIMVCSALRRLYRQVLLFGSEALTYSSDTAGLHMCSLPGVWFLFLYGTYDLIHARMVARRGHFMQPGLLRSQFDVLEPPAEEEKALLLDIRRSTDDICREIQEHLRQLS; via the exons ATGATATATGTTATAATGGGAGTGTCTGGTTGCGGAAA GACGACACTAGGGGCCTTCCTGTCACACAGG CTCGGGTGGCCTCTTCACGAGGGAGATGACTTTCACCCGCAGGAAAACGTTGACAAAATGGCTCGCGGGGAGCCTCTGACTGACCAG GACAGACTGCCTTGGCTGCTGAAACTGCATGATGTCATTCAAAG TGGGTCTGTCTTCAATAGGGAGAGGTCTTCAGGGGGCGATGCCATCATGGTGTGTTCAGCTCTGAGGCGACTTTACAGGCAGGTTCTGCTGTTTGGCTCCGAGGCCCTGACCTACAGCTCGGACACAGCAGGCCTGCACATGTGCAGCCTGCCCGGCGTCTGGTTCCTCTTCCTGTATGGGACATATGATCTGATCCATGCAAGGATGGTGGCCCGGAGGGGACATTTCATGCAGCCTGGTCTCCTGCGCTCTCAGTTTGATGTTCTGGAGCCACCGGCGGAAGAGGAGAAGGCGTTGCTGCTTGATATCCGGAGGAGCACTGATGACATCTGCAGGGAGATACAGGAGCATCTCCGCCAACTTTCATAA
- the LOC135518210 gene encoding probable gluconokinase isoform X2 encodes MIYVIMGVSGCGKTTLGAFLSHRLGWPLHEGDDFHPQENVDKMARGEPLTDQDRLPWLLKLHDVIQRERSSGGDAIMVCSALRRLYRQVLLFGSEALTYSSDTAGLHMCSLPGVWFLFLYGTYDLIHARMVARRGHFMQPGLLRSQFDVLEPPAEEEKALLLDIRRSTDDICREIQEHLRQLS; translated from the exons ATGATATATGTTATAATGGGAGTGTCTGGTTGCGGAAA GACGACACTAGGGGCCTTCCTGTCACACAGG CTCGGGTGGCCTCTTCACGAGGGAGATGACTTTCACCCGCAGGAAAACGTTGACAAAATGGCTCGCGGGGAGCCTCTGACTGACCAG GACAGACTGCCTTGGCTGCTGAAACTGCATGATGTCATTCAAAG GGAGAGGTCTTCAGGGGGCGATGCCATCATGGTGTGTTCAGCTCTGAGGCGACTTTACAGGCAGGTTCTGCTGTTTGGCTCCGAGGCCCTGACCTACAGCTCGGACACAGCAGGCCTGCACATGTGCAGCCTGCCCGGCGTCTGGTTCCTCTTCCTGTATGGGACATATGATCTGATCCATGCAAGGATGGTGGCCCGGAGGGGACATTTCATGCAGCCTGGTCTCCTGCGCTCTCAGTTTGATGTTCTGGAGCCACCGGCGGAAGAGGAGAAGGCGTTGCTGCTTGATATCCGGAGGAGCACTGATGACATCTGCAGGGAGATACAGGAGCATCTCCGCCAACTTTCATAA
- the LOC135518210 gene encoding probable gluconokinase isoform X3 — MARGEPLTDQDRLPWLLKLHDVIQSGSVFNRERSSGGDAIMVCSALRRLYRQVLLFGSEALTYSSDTAGLHMCSLPGVWFLFLYGTYDLIHARMVARRGHFMQPGLLRSQFDVLEPPAEEEKALLLDIRRSTDDICREIQEHLRQLS, encoded by the exons ATGGCTCGCGGGGAGCCTCTGACTGACCAG GACAGACTGCCTTGGCTGCTGAAACTGCATGATGTCATTCAAAG TGGGTCTGTCTTCAATAGGGAGAGGTCTTCAGGGGGCGATGCCATCATGGTGTGTTCAGCTCTGAGGCGACTTTACAGGCAGGTTCTGCTGTTTGGCTCCGAGGCCCTGACCTACAGCTCGGACACAGCAGGCCTGCACATGTGCAGCCTGCCCGGCGTCTGGTTCCTCTTCCTGTATGGGACATATGATCTGATCCATGCAAGGATGGTGGCCCGGAGGGGACATTTCATGCAGCCTGGTCTCCTGCGCTCTCAGTTTGATGTTCTGGAGCCACCGGCGGAAGAGGAGAAGGCGTTGCTGCTTGATATCCGGAGGAGCACTGATGACATCTGCAGGGAGATACAGGAGCATCTCCGCCAACTTTCATAA